The Mangifera indica cultivar Alphonso chromosome 8, CATAS_Mindica_2.1, whole genome shotgun sequence genome has a window encoding:
- the LOC123224417 gene encoding uncharacterized protein LOC123224417, protein MSVDIPYDLIKQAQIAVLKEANLSSFDPDDASVPDLPSFQSSLSELDPSPPYLRCKHCKGRLLRGVVSLICVFCGKKEAQQETTPEPINFKSTFGCRWLLQSLALDGSEIAGAPVKANELNRGQTELEEFPILDFLDLEIQWQPELEKVESESDKSRLHLVGIPLDNFFTEGKKDIVSDQQTLEDQNDDSSVDHDFQVRDNHSSLENIKCFEPAVRSTEDKSGDDSFDGWEASFQSADDGNVHEESKLDNPVVETTVDLSAHMDAVFGSENIGSSATKPSDWFQDDLWSTSNSEEVGKSKQVDLTAATEDDGMVENVNNSSSMSIDFIQDALWKSESTSAPDNKTIHDEDDSFDVWNDFTGSTTVDNPTNSEAKQFEVTAVVKDGGEVEKANNLSSRSIDLVQGDQLQIDNIEIPDNKVNNEEDDSFDAWNDFASSNSVQNTFNRQTGEAKQFEVNPNLKGGEMENAKNSSSMNVDWFQDDQWQTTSKEAPDNKTVDVEDDLFDTWNDFTSSVSAQDPFNMQSGQTMQFEVTATVRDDKMVGNANNSTSIAWIQNDHWPISSNKIPDSKTIEQGNDLFDTWNDFTGSTSVQDFPNEQTTSAEQSEFTANVEVNNSSFDWFQADRGQSSSNKPPGDKTTEEDYDLFDAWSGFTGSTSAQDPSIKQSVDQLAPSIEQTSEMKFRGTNNNVQNDAFGSFSQAHFFPGAFSDQNGSKEVNNMHSEPSVSKSLPDINATKGGNAREAAITEDVSNTTTKSTTNDVEMLLSQMHDLSFMLASNLSVPSKRDEFGSFSKH, encoded by the exons ATGTCGGTTGACATCCCGTACGATCTAATCAAGCAGGCACAGATCGCAGTTCTCAAAGAAGCCAACCTCTCATCATTTGATCCAGACGACGCGTCGGTTCCTGACTTACCGTCGTTTCAATCTTCCCTTTCTGAGCTTGACCCGTCTCCGCCGTATCTCCGATGCAAGCATTGCAAGGGAAGACTTCTCAGAGGTGTTGTGTCTTTAATTTGCGTGTTTTGCGGCAAAAAAGAAGCTCAACAAGAAACGACACCTGAGCCTATTAATTTCAAGTCTACGTTTGGCTGCCGTTGGTTACTTCAATCCCTTGCCTTAGATGGATCT GAGATTGCTGGGGCGCCTGTTAAAGCAAATGAATTAAACAGAGGACAGACAGAACTGGAAGAGTTTCCAATCTTGGATTTTCTAGATTTAGAAATACAATGGCAGCCTGAGTTGGAGAAAGTTGAGAGTGAGAGTGATAAGAGCCGTTTGCATTTAGTTGGTATCCCTCTTGACAACTTTTTCACTGAAGGGAAGAAGGACATTGTCTCGGATCAGCAGACGTTGGAAGACCAAAATGATGACAGTAGTGTTGATCATGATTTTCAAGTTAGGGATAATCATAGTTCTTTAGAGAATATTAAGTGTTTTGAGCCAGCAGTGAGGTCTACGGAGGACAAGAGTGGTGATGACTCATTTGATGGTTGGGAGGCCAGTTTCCAATCTGCTGATGATGGAAATGTTCATGAGGAATCTAAATTGGATAATCCTGTTGTGGAGACAACAGTAGATCTTTCTGCCCACATGGATGCAGTGTTTGGATCTGAAAATATTGGTTCTTCTGCAACCAAACCCAGTGACTGGTTTCAAGATGATCTATGGAGTACTTCCAACTCTGAGGAAGTAGGCAAATCGAAGCAGGTTGATTTGACTGCAGCTACGGAGGATGATGGAATGGTGGAGAATGTGAATAATTCTTCTTCAATGAGTATTGATTTTATTCAAGATGCCCTATGGAAAAGTGAAAGCACCAGTGCACCTGATAACAAAACCATTCATGATGAGGATGATTCATTTGATGTTTGGAATGATTTTACTGGCTCGACTACTGTGGACAATCCTACTAATAGTGAGGCCAAGCAGTTTGAGGTGACTGCAGTTGTTAAAGATGGAGGAGAAGTGGAAAAAGCCAATAATTTGTCCTCAAGAAGTATTGATTTGGTTCAAGGTGACCAACTACAAATTGACAATATTGAAATACCTGATAATAAAGTCaataatgaagaagatgattcTTTTGATGCTTGGAATGATTTTGCAAGCTCAAATAGTGTACAAAATACATTTAACAGACAAACTGGCGAGGCCAAGCAGTTTGAAGTTAATCCAAATTTAAAGGGTGGCGAGATGGAAAATGCAAAAAATTCTTCTTCCATGAATGTTGATTGGTTTCAAGATGATCAATGGCAGACCACCAGTAAGGAGGCACCTGATAACAAAACTGTTGATGTTGAAGATGATCTCTTTGATACTTGGAATGATTTTACAAGCTCAGTCAGTGCACAAGATCCTTTTAATATGCAATCTGGTCAGACCATGCAGTTTGAAGTGACTGCCACTGTTAGGGATGATAAAATGGTGGGAAATGCCAATAATTCCACAAGTATCGCTTGGATTCAAAATGATCATTGGCCAATTAGCAGCAACAAGATTCCTGATAGTAAAACCATTGAGCAGGgcaatgatttatttgatacttGGAATGATTTTACAGGCTCAACAAGTGTGCAAGATTTTCCAAATGAACAAACTACTTCAGCCGAACAGTCTGAATTCACTGCAAATGTTGAGGTTAATAATTCTTCTTTTGATTGGTTTCAAGCTGATCGAGGGCAAAGTAGCAGCAACAAGCCCCCTGGTGATAAAACTACTGAGGAAGACTATGATTTATTTGATGCCTGGAGTGGTTTTACAGGCTCAACTAGTGCCCAGGATCCTTCTATTAAACAATCTGTTGATCAATTGGCGCCATCCATTGAGCAGACTTCAGAGATGAAGTTCAGAGGAACTAACAACAATGTGCAGAATGATGCTTTCGGTAGTTTTTCTCAAGCACATTTTTTTCCAGGGGCATTCAGTGATCAGAATGGTTCTAAAGAAGTTAATAACATGCACTCAGAGCCGTCAGTCTCAAAAAG